The window GCTGGCGGCCGCGCGGGCCAAGGTGGAGCTGCGGCACGTGGTGGAGGTGCAGACCGCCGAGGTCGCGCGCAGGCTCGTGCTCGAAGGTGTGGGCCTGGCGGTGCATTTCGCCGCGGCGGTGCAGGAGGACGCGCAGGCGAAGCGGCTGCGCGCCGTGCCGATCGAGGCACTGGCCCTGCAGCGCGTGATCGCGCGCGCGTCGGACCGGCCGGCCTCGCGCGCAACCGAAGGCGTGATGAGCGTCATGCGCATGGTGGTGGAGCGGCACGTGCGGGAAGGCCGGTGGCCGAATGCCGAGCTGTCCTGAAAGCGCACGCCCGATGCCGCCCGGTTATCGAACGAATCAGCCGATTCACTTGGACGTGAACGCGCCGCAAACCTAACCTCCTGCCGTTCCAACGACTGCAGGCAAGCAAGGAGACAAGCCATGATGTACGACCGAAGATTCTTTCTGGCGAGCGCGGCCGCCGCGGCGCTCGCCCCCCATCTCGCGCGAGCCGCGGATCAGGCGCCGCTTCGCATGGTCGTGCCGTTTTCCGCGGGCAGCGGAGCGGACATCCTGGCGCGCGTGCTGGCCGACGCCATCACCACCGGCACCGGGCGTGCGGTCGTGGTGGACAACAAGGCCGGCGCGGGCGGCGTGATCGGCGCGCTCGAAGTGGCGCGCGCGCGGCCCGACGGCAACACGGTGCTCTACACGACAGGCGGCTTCACCACCAATGCGGTGCTGATGAAGAAGCTGCCGTTCGATCCGGTCGCGGACTTCACGCCCATCTCGCGCGTCACGCGAGCCTCGGGGTTCGCGCTGCTGGTGAGCGAGAAGTCGCCCTACAAGACGCTGCACGACTTCGTCGCCGACGCGATGAAGCGGCCGGGCCGGGTCACCTACGGCTCCTCGGGCATCGGCAACACGACGCACGTGATCGGCGCGCTGTTCTGCAAGGGCGTGGGCGTCGATCTGCTGCATATCCCCTTCAAGGGCACACCTTTCACGGACCTGATCGCGCAGACGGTGGATTCGGCCTTCGTCTCGCCGTCGCTGGCCGCCCAGCAGATCCGCTCGGGGCAGCTGCGCGCCCTGGGCATCTCGGGCGACGTGCGCTCGTCGCTGCTGCCCGACACGCCGACCTTCGCGGAGGCGGGCTACAAAGTGCAGGACATCCCTGCCTGGAGCGGTGTGTGGGGGCCGGGCCGGATGACGCCGGCGGCGGTGCAATCGGTCTACGCCGCGCTGGCCAAGGTGGCCAAGGCGCCCGCGATCGAGAAGTACATGCGCGAGAGCGGGGGCGAGCCGGAAGCGTTGCCGCCCGCCGCGTTCGAGGCGTACGTGACGAGCGAGATCGAGCGCTATCGCCGCGTGCTGCCGCCGCTGGGCATCGAGCTCGGCGCTTGAGGAGAAGCACCTTGACGACTTTCATCGATGTGCGCGGAACGCGCACCGCAGTCGAAGTCGAGGGCTCCGGGCCACCGCTCGTGATGCTGCACGGCGCCGAGGGCAGCAGGCGCCAGTTCGCCGCCATCCGGCCGGAGCTCAGTGACCGCTACACCGTCATCACCTACGACCAGCGCGACTGCGGCGAAACCACGGCCCCGGAGGTCGCACCCACGCTCGCCGAGCTGGCCGACGATGCACGCGCGCTGCTCGAAGCGCTGGGCCATGCGTCGGCTTTCGTGTTCGGCACCTCCTTCGGCGGGCGGGTGGCGCAGGCCCTGGCGGTGCGCCATGGCTCCGCGGTGCGCCGCCTCGTGCTGGCCAGCACCTGGCCTTCATCGGTGTCGCTCGCGAGCGCCAACCCGGAGATCGTGCAGGCGCTCGGGCGCCTGCGCGCCGGCCTGCCGGCCACGGCAGAACAGATGGCGGAGATCTTCTTTCCGGCGGATTACCTTCAGGCGCATCCGGACGCGCGCGCGTACTTCAAGTCGGCGCCAGCGCGTTCGGCGCGTTCCGACCGCCGGGCGGCGGCGGTGGGGGACCTGCCCGACCTGGACCTCTCGCGCATCGCGCAGCCCACCTTGGTGATGGCCGGCACGGCCGA is drawn from Variovorax sp. PBS-H4 and contains these coding sequences:
- a CDS encoding tripartite tricarboxylate transporter substrate binding protein; the protein is MMYDRRFFLASAAAAALAPHLARAADQAPLRMVVPFSAGSGADILARVLADAITTGTGRAVVVDNKAGAGGVIGALEVARARPDGNTVLYTTGGFTTNAVLMKKLPFDPVADFTPISRVTRASGFALLVSEKSPYKTLHDFVADAMKRPGRVTYGSSGIGNTTHVIGALFCKGVGVDLLHIPFKGTPFTDLIAQTVDSAFVSPSLAAQQIRSGQLRALGISGDVRSSLLPDTPTFAEAGYKVQDIPAWSGVWGPGRMTPAAVQSVYAALAKVAKAPAIEKYMRESGGEPEALPPAAFEAYVTSEIERYRRVLPPLGIELGA
- a CDS encoding alpha/beta fold hydrolase yields the protein MTTFIDVRGTRTAVEVEGSGPPLVMLHGAEGSRRQFAAIRPELSDRYTVITYDQRDCGETTAPEVAPTLAELADDARALLEALGHASAFVFGTSFGGRVAQALAVRHGSAVRRLVLASTWPSSVSLASANPEIVQALGRLRAGLPATAEQMAEIFFPADYLQAHPDARAYFKSAPARSARSDRRAAAVGDLPDLDLSRIAQPTLVMAGTADRLVPAELTLSLKDRVGGAVRTVLLPGVGHLSVAQAPKEVASHLREFLV